The bacterium genome window below encodes:
- a CDS encoding KpsF/GutQ family sugar-phosphate isomerase translates to MVDRDAILKQGKEVLRKEAASILKVEEQLGEEFVQAVDILYQCSGRVVTTGIGKSGLICKKIAATLSSTGTPSFFMHPADAIHGDLGMIVPGDVVVAISNSGETSEIKQLIPFIQRFMIKLISITGNPNSTLARFSDVVLRAEVEEEACPLNLAPTTSTTVALVIGDALAMSLIRKRGFRAEEFAQFHPGGKLGRRLLKVKDLMHSGSQMPIVGEWQPMKEAIYEISGKRLGMTCVVNQQGEVTGIVTDGDIRRLLEKDISFLTKPVGQCMSLHPKMIDPDSLAEHAVQVMETHSITSLLITDQGKKPMGVIHLHDLLKAGVV, encoded by the coding sequence ATGGTTGATCGAGATGCTATTTTGAAGCAGGGCAAGGAAGTGCTGAGAAAGGAGGCTGCCTCGATTCTGAAGGTCGAGGAGCAGCTTGGGGAGGAATTTGTTCAGGCCGTGGATATTCTCTATCAGTGCAGCGGCCGGGTGGTAACCACCGGCATCGGCAAGTCCGGCCTGATTTGCAAGAAAATTGCCGCCACCCTTTCGAGTACCGGGACTCCTTCTTTTTTCATGCATCCTGCTGATGCGATTCACGGAGACCTGGGCATGATCGTTCCGGGGGATGTGGTGGTGGCCATTTCCAATAGCGGGGAAACGAGTGAAATCAAGCAGTTGATCCCCTTTATCCAGCGGTTCATGATTAAATTGATTTCCATTACCGGCAATCCCAACTCCACGCTGGCCCGCTTCAGTGATGTTGTTTTGCGGGCCGAAGTCGAGGAGGAGGCATGTCCCCTGAATCTTGCCCCCACGACCAGCACCACGGTGGCTCTGGTCATTGGCGATGCCCTGGCCATGTCGCTGATCCGCAAGCGGGGATTTCGGGCAGAGGAATTCGCCCAGTTTCACCCGGGGGGAAAGCTGGGCAGGCGGCTGTTAAAGGTCAAGGACCTGATGCATTCCGGCAGTCAGATGCCCATAGTGGGGGAGTGGCAGCCCATGAAGGAAGCCATCTACGAGATCTCCGGCAAGCGCCTGGGGATGACCTGCGTGGTCAATCAGCAGGGTGAAGTGACCGGGATTGTTACTGATGGAGACATCCGGCGGTTGCTGGAGAAAGACATCAGCTTTCTCACCAAACCCGTAGGCCAGTGCATGAGCCTTCATCCCAAAATGATCGATCCTGATTCTCTTGCCGAGCATGCAGTCCAGGTCATGGAGACGCATTCCATTACCTCCCTCCTGATTACGGACCAGGGGAAAAAGCCGATGGGGGTCATTCACCTGCACGATCTTCTCAAAGCGGGGGTAGTCTGA
- a CDS encoding HAD hydrolase family protein, whose protein sequence is MPDPASGNELAVRGQRIRLIVMDVDGVLAESRLIYTDREGEVRAFSVKDGMGITLARQAGLKIALISGRESAVVARRAAELQVPDVYQGVIRKHEPFCHLLQKYGLDREQVCYIGDDVNDLPVLRDAGLAVAVADAVEEVKRIAHYVTLARGGNGAVREIIDHILHLQDLYEEAIQAFC, encoded by the coding sequence ATGCCGGACCCTGCTTCGGGCAATGAACTGGCGGTCAGAGGTCAGCGGATCCGCCTGATAGTCATGGACGTGGATGGAGTTTTGGCTGAAAGCAGGCTTATCTATACCGACCGGGAAGGAGAGGTCCGCGCCTTCAGCGTCAAGGATGGCATGGGCATAACCCTGGCCCGGCAGGCCGGGTTGAAAATAGCCCTGATCAGTGGCCGGGAATCGGCAGTGGTAGCCCGCAGGGCTGCCGAGCTGCAGGTTCCGGATGTATACCAGGGCGTTATCAGAAAGCACGAGCCGTTTTGCCATCTCCTGCAAAAATATGGCCTTGACCGGGAACAGGTCTGCTATATCGGTGATGACGTCAATGACCTGCCCGTCCTGCGAGATGCCGGTTTGGCTGTTGCTGTGGCCGATGCGGTGGAAGAGGTCAAGCGGATCGCTCATTATGTGACTTTAGCACGGGGTGGAAATGGCGCTGTCCGTGAGATCATTGACCATATTTTGCATCTTCAGGACCTTTATGAGGAGGCAATACAGGCCTTCTGCTGA
- a CDS encoding SPOR domain-containing protein yields the protein MKNVNFSPTARHRAGNYRWGKKFVLAGMLLLLCLGGAALWYDYRYLPYHRYDHAVRMMAEKFENLRKKAEGIQKGGIPSSEDQTVNNDQPVTEKKDQPERSDQTDSPVSPAEETLAVENVPLETPAAVPESPSRQAVSPQAVEENSPEKITIQVDKETEEQFAGYFVKVYSSIMKNEAEKAAARLARMNYLPRIVREPGFEVMKNVYLVTDSSNIQEISDRLTRDGFSVYLQEDQKNQYTIRVGSCYYLESAKSLLKSLKHKGYSGNIVQEKTAVKFYSVFVGRYSRFEAAQEDQRQLSMKGFPMATVTAGIPASDDQ from the coding sequence ATGAAAAATGTTAATTTTTCTCCAACAGCACGGCATCGAGCCGGCAATTACCGCTGGGGAAAGAAGTTTGTCCTGGCCGGCATGCTGCTCCTTCTGTGTCTGGGGGGGGCGGCGTTGTGGTATGATTACCGATATCTGCCATATCATCGGTACGATCATGCCGTCAGGATGATGGCTGAAAAGTTTGAAAATCTCAGGAAGAAGGCTGAAGGAATTCAAAAAGGAGGGATTCCCTCATCCGAGGACCAAACGGTGAATAACGATCAGCCAGTCACTGAAAAGAAAGATCAGCCTGAGAGGAGCGATCAAACGGATTCTCCCGTCTCCCCGGCAGAAGAAACCCTAGCGGTCGAAAATGTACCGCTGGAAACTCCTGCTGCTGTCCCGGAGAGCCCTTCCCGGCAGGCTGTCTCTCCCCAGGCTGTTGAGGAAAACAGCCCGGAGAAGATAACCATTCAGGTCGATAAGGAGACCGAGGAGCAATTTGCAGGATATTTCGTGAAAGTATATTCCAGCATAATGAAGAATGAAGCGGAAAAAGCAGCCGCTCGCCTTGCCCGGATGAACTATTTGCCGAGAATCGTTCGAGAGCCGGGCTTTGAGGTCATGAAAAATGTCTATCTGGTTACGGATTCTTCGAACATTCAGGAGATATCTGACCGCCTGACCAGGGACGGATTTTCGGTCTACCTCCAGGAAGATCAGAAAAATCAATATACTATCAGGGTCGGATCATGTTATTATCTGGAAAGTGCAAAAAGTCTTCTAAAAAGTTTGAAACATAAAGGATATTCTGGTAATATAGTACAGGAAAAAACTGCGGTGAAATTTTACTCCGTCTTTGTAGGGAGATATTCCCGGTTTGAGGCAGCCCAGGAAGATCAGAGGCAGTTGAGCATGAAAGGGTTTCCCATGGCCACCGTAACTGCGGGAATTCCTGCTTCGGACGATCAGTGA
- a CDS encoding MerR family transcriptional regulator — translation MVTLRRETGGADGKMKEEVPGKTGQKREFPEKMFYRIGEVSQILEVKPFVIRYWESEFKQLRPAKNETGQRVYRKKDVLILLRIKELLYEELYTIPGARKRLERDRLEARKPKSPDEEYGQIREILQKHKRKLIEVKHFLESYPG, via the coding sequence ATGGTGACCTTGAGGCGGGAAACCGGTGGAGCTGACGGAAAGATGAAGGAAGAAGTTCCGGGGAAAACCGGACAGAAGAGGGAATTCCCGGAGAAAATGTTTTATAGGATCGGCGAAGTCAGCCAGATTCTTGAGGTAAAGCCTTTTGTAATTCGCTATTGGGAATCGGAATTCAAACAGCTGCGGCCTGCCAAGAATGAAACGGGGCAGCGTGTTTACCGGAAAAAAGATGTTCTGATCCTGCTCAGGATCAAGGAATTATTATATGAGGAGCTTTATACGATTCCCGGAGCCAGAAAACGGCTGGAGCGGGACCGCCTTGAAGCCAGAAAACCGAAATCTCCCGATGAAGAATACGGGCAGATTCGGGAAATATTACAGAAGCATAAAAGAAAATTGATAGAAGTCAAACACTTCCTGGAAAGCTATCCAGGTTAA